In Luteitalea sp. TBR-22, one genomic interval encodes:
- a CDS encoding dynamin family protein, producing MVSTLLRPGDQALVAEERRVLETLRDLLVRLEATPDSLEQLARSIQQLEELFLVVIVGEFNAGKSAFINALLGAPVLKEGVTPTTAQVNLLQHGEQASRVERSPHLHVLTAPVDFLREIAIVDTPGTNAVIREHEAITADFVPRSDLVLFVTSADRPFTESERQFLAVIRDWGKKIVLVINKVDLLETEADLQQVLGFVAEHAAEALGSAPDTFAVSARLAMRAKQGQPEHWAPSRFEALERYIHGRLDQRERLRLKLSNPLGIGQALAGRYAEVIEGRLSLLQDDLRLLDDVEKQHAVYRQDMDRQFELRMGEIENVLLQMEQRGHAYFDEMLRIGRVVDLFNRSRVQEGFVREVVADAPVQIERKVSELIDWMVSADLRQWQQVNAHLAERRRQYRDRIVGDPELATFHVERGRLLESVGREAQRVVEGFDRQREAASLAEGARNAVAASAAVGAGALGLGTLVTVAASTAAADITGIVLAGVLATVGLFIVPARRRKAKEDLRVKIQGLRETLARALRTQFQQEVERSTDRLNEGIAPYSRFVRAEQQSLATGRDALAESQRALAELRARVDAIA from the coding sequence ATGGTGAGCACGCTGCTGCGCCCGGGCGATCAGGCCCTCGTCGCCGAGGAGCGCCGTGTCCTGGAGACACTGCGCGACCTGCTGGTCCGGCTCGAGGCCACGCCCGACAGCCTCGAGCAACTCGCGCGGTCCATCCAGCAACTCGAGGAGCTCTTCCTGGTGGTCATCGTCGGCGAGTTCAACGCCGGCAAGAGTGCCTTCATCAACGCGTTGCTGGGTGCCCCGGTCCTGAAGGAGGGCGTGACCCCGACCACCGCGCAGGTCAACCTGCTGCAGCACGGTGAGCAGGCCTCGCGCGTCGAGCGGTCGCCACACCTGCACGTCCTCACCGCGCCGGTCGACTTCCTGCGCGAGATTGCCATCGTCGACACGCCGGGCACCAACGCGGTGATCCGCGAGCACGAGGCGATCACTGCCGACTTCGTCCCGCGGTCTGACCTCGTGCTGTTCGTCACGTCGGCCGACCGCCCCTTCACCGAGAGCGAACGCCAGTTCCTGGCGGTCATCCGCGACTGGGGCAAGAAGATCGTGCTGGTGATCAACAAGGTGGACCTGCTCGAGACGGAGGCCGACCTGCAGCAGGTCCTCGGCTTCGTCGCCGAGCACGCGGCCGAGGCGCTCGGCAGCGCGCCCGACACGTTCGCCGTGAGCGCCAGGCTGGCGATGCGGGCCAAGCAGGGGCAGCCGGAGCACTGGGCGCCGAGCCGCTTCGAGGCGCTCGAGCGCTACATCCACGGACGGCTCGACCAGCGCGAGCGACTTCGATTGAAGCTGTCCAACCCCCTCGGCATCGGGCAGGCCCTCGCAGGGCGCTACGCGGAGGTGATCGAAGGCCGGCTGTCGCTGCTGCAGGACGACCTGCGGCTGCTCGACGACGTGGAGAAGCAGCACGCGGTGTACCGGCAGGACATGGACCGACAGTTCGAGCTGCGCATGGGCGAGATCGAGAACGTGCTGCTGCAGATGGAGCAGCGCGGCCACGCCTACTTCGACGAGATGCTGCGCATCGGTCGAGTGGTGGACCTGTTCAACCGGTCGCGTGTGCAGGAGGGCTTCGTCCGCGAGGTGGTCGCCGACGCGCCGGTGCAGATCGAGCGGAAGGTGTCGGAGCTGATCGACTGGATGGTCAGCGCCGACCTGCGACAGTGGCAGCAGGTCAATGCGCACCTGGCGGAACGGCGGCGACAGTATCGTGACCGCATCGTCGGCGATCCGGAGCTGGCGACGTTCCACGTCGAGCGGGGGCGCCTGCTGGAGTCGGTCGGCAGGGAGGCGCAGCGCGTCGTCGAGGGTTTCGACCGGCAGCGCGAGGCGGCGTCGCTGGCCGAGGGCGCGCGCAATGCCGTGGCGGCGTCGGCGGCCGTCGGCGCCGGAGCGCTCGGGCTCGGAACGCTGGTCACCGTCGCCGCGTCGACGGCTGCCGCCGACATCACGGGCATCGTGCTGGCCGGCGTGTTGGCCACCGTCGGCCTGTTCATCGTGCCGGCCCGCAGGCGCAAGGCCAAGGAGGACCTGCGCGTGAAGATCCAGGGCCTGCGCGAGACGCTGGCCAGGGCCCTGCGCACGCAGTTCCAGCAGGAGGTGGAGCGGAGCACCGATCGGCTCAACGAGGGCATCGCGCCCTACAGCCGCTTCGTGCGAGCGGAGCAGCAATCGCTGGCGACGGGACGCGACGCGTTGGCGGAGAGCCAGCGAGCACTCGCCGAACTCCGCGCCCGCGTCGACGCGATCGCGTGA
- a CDS encoding amidohydrolase family protein: protein MRQRLLLAATLAALCAFARPSRAQDLDIVNATVIDGTGAAPRAGSHVRIRGGRIVDVAPGPPVEAAGVRRIDLAGRTVIPGLVDAHAHIATPDAARRALESGVTTARVLGDTFLQALGTRDLIRGGHVPGPELLVSSSIIRPSPGIAFYQLYPQFGRFASGQLRGADVIAEVVRAQVARGVDVIKVGASERAGLASTDPRRSELTEDEMRAAVETARAAGRHVAAHAHGRPGVRAAVRAGVRSIEHGTYVDDDTLAEMQRRGTFFVPTLAVMSPLGDPRGTSADDVALQVRTYHMMGPLRAAVRKAKGLGIPVAAATDGSYADGDDTGRIRVAHDMELLVQHGGFTPLEAITAATATGARVLDIAARTGTIAAGLEADLVVLDRNPLDDMTVLFEPLLVISDGRVVLDRLY, encoded by the coding sequence ATGCGTCAGCGCCTCCTGCTTGCGGCGACCCTCGCCGCCCTGTGCGCCTTCGCCCGCCCATCCCGCGCCCAGGACCTCGACATCGTCAACGCCACCGTCATCGACGGCACCGGCGCCGCGCCGCGGGCAGGCAGTCACGTGCGCATCCGCGGCGGCCGAATCGTCGACGTCGCGCCAGGGCCGCCTGTCGAAGCCGCCGGCGTGCGTCGCATCGACCTGGCCGGCCGCACGGTGATCCCTGGCCTTGTCGATGCGCATGCGCACATCGCGACCCCCGACGCGGCGCGCCGCGCGCTCGAATCGGGCGTGACGACCGCGCGAGTGCTCGGCGACACATTCCTGCAGGCGCTCGGCACGCGCGACCTGATTCGCGGCGGCCACGTGCCCGGCCCGGAACTGCTGGTGTCGAGCAGCATCATCAGGCCGTCGCCAGGCATCGCGTTCTACCAGCTGTATCCGCAGTTCGGTCGCTTCGCATCGGGACAGCTGCGTGGCGCCGACGTGATCGCCGAGGTCGTGCGCGCCCAGGTGGCGCGCGGCGTCGACGTGATCAAGGTGGGCGCGAGCGAGCGCGCCGGCCTGGCGTCGACCGACCCGCGTCGATCGGAGCTCACCGAGGACGAGATGCGTGCGGCGGTCGAGACGGCGCGCGCGGCTGGTCGTCACGTGGCCGCGCACGCCCACGGCAGGCCCGGCGTCCGGGCGGCGGTCCGTGCCGGCGTGCGCAGCATCGAGCACGGCACCTACGTGGACGACGACACGCTGGCGGAGATGCAGCGCCGCGGCACGTTCTTCGTGCCGACGCTCGCCGTGATGAGCCCGCTCGGCGATCCCCGCGGCACGAGCGCCGACGACGTGGCACTGCAGGTGCGGACCTACCACATGATGGGGCCGCTGCGCGCCGCCGTGCGCAAGGCCAAGGGGCTCGGCATCCCTGTCGCGGCCGCCACGGACGGCAGCTACGCCGACGGCGACGACACGGGACGCATCCGCGTCGCGCACGACATGGAGCTGCTGGTGCAGCACGGCGGCTTCACGCCGCTCGAGGCGATCACGGCCGCGACGGCCACCGGCGCGCGTGTCCTCGACATCGCGGCGCGCACGGGCACGATTGCCGCGGGCCTCGAGGCCGACCTGGTGGTGCTCGATCGGAACCCGCTCGACGACATGACGGTGCTCTTCGAGCCGCTGCTCGTGATCAGCGACGGACGGGTCGTCCTCGACCGGCTGTACTGA
- a CDS encoding sulfatase-like hydrolase/transferase: MPTPRQAHAHRLSALLVVLIAGALASLHGTAAAPGGQAAPPPNVVVILTDDQGYGDVAAFNPASRIPTPHIDQLAREGMRFTDAHTSSSVCTPTRYALLTGRYSWRTSLKKGVLWGNGDALIEARRPTIASVLKARGYHTAAVGKWHLGIHWAARPGAQVDRTTTQGPTEWIDYTQPFSGGPLDVGFDEFFGIAASLDMRDYVYLEGNRVVEPPTANLPGIPQGVPGFHRPGAAAPSFRPETVIDEVTARAVRVIETQARASTPFFLYVPFAAPHTPMLPTGSFVGRTPLGPYGDFVAQTDAAVGTVLAALARTGQADRTLVIFASDNGPAPAGGIAKLLDLGHDAAGGWRGTKHTLYEGGTRVPFVVRWPGVVKAGSVTRRTVVITDVLRTVADAVGAPVSDGAEDSVSFLPVLRDPETSVPLHEAIVMQSDAGAFAIRQGKWKLLLAPGDGRASDIGAPPDGRPPVQLYDLDADPKETTNLQAAHPEVVKRLQDLLARYERQGRSR; the protein is encoded by the coding sequence ATGCCCACCCCTCGCCAGGCACACGCGCACCGTCTGTCGGCGCTCCTGGTCGTCCTGATCGCCGGCGCGCTGGCGTCCCTGCACGGGACCGCCGCGGCCCCAGGGGGGCAGGCGGCCCCGCCGCCCAACGTGGTGGTCATCCTCACCGACGACCAGGGCTACGGCGACGTGGCCGCCTTCAATCCGGCGAGCCGCATCCCGACGCCCCACATCGACCAGCTCGCGCGCGAGGGCATGCGGTTCACCGACGCCCACACGAGTTCGTCGGTGTGCACGCCGACCCGTTACGCGCTGCTCACGGGCCGCTACTCCTGGCGGACGTCGCTCAAGAAGGGCGTGTTGTGGGGCAATGGCGACGCCCTGATCGAGGCCCGGCGGCCGACCATCGCCTCCGTGCTGAAGGCGCGCGGGTACCACACCGCTGCCGTCGGCAAGTGGCACCTGGGCATCCACTGGGCAGCCAGGCCGGGCGCGCAGGTCGATCGCACGACCACGCAGGGTCCCACCGAGTGGATCGACTACACGCAGCCGTTCTCCGGTGGCCCGCTCGACGTCGGCTTCGACGAGTTCTTCGGCATCGCCGCCTCGCTCGACATGCGCGACTACGTCTACCTGGAGGGCAATCGCGTCGTCGAGCCGCCTACGGCGAACCTGCCCGGTATTCCGCAGGGTGTTCCGGGCTTCCATCGGCCCGGCGCTGCCGCCCCGTCGTTCCGTCCGGAGACCGTCATCGACGAGGTCACCGCGCGCGCCGTGCGTGTGATCGAGACGCAGGCCAGGGCGAGCACACCCTTCTTCCTCTACGTGCCGTTCGCCGCGCCGCACACGCCGATGCTGCCGACCGGCTCGTTCGTCGGCCGGACGCCACTCGGCCCGTATGGTGACTTCGTCGCGCAGACCGACGCGGCGGTGGGCACGGTGCTCGCCGCACTCGCCCGCACCGGCCAGGCCGACAGGACCCTCGTGATCTTCGCCAGCGACAACGGGCCGGCGCCGGCCGGTGGCATCGCGAAGCTGCTCGATCTCGGGCACGACGCCGCCGGCGGATGGCGAGGCACCAAGCACACCCTCTACGAGGGCGGCACGCGCGTCCCCTTCGTCGTCCGCTGGCCGGGCGTGGTGAAGGCCGGCAGCGTGACGCGGCGGACGGTCGTCATCACCGACGTGCTCCGGACGGTTGCCGACGCCGTTGGCGCGCCGGTGAGCGACGGCGCCGAGGACTCGGTGAGCTTCCTGCCGGTGCTGCGCGATCCGGAGACCAGCGTCCCGTTGCACGAGGCCATCGTGATGCAGAGCGATGCGGGCGCGTTCGCCATCCGGCAGGGCAAGTGGAAGCTGCTGCTGGCGCCCGGCGACGGCCGCGCCTCCGACATCGGCGCGCCACCCGACGGCCGCCCGCCAGTGCAGTTGTACGACCTGGACGCCGACCCGAAGGAGACCACCAACCTTCAGGCCGCCCACCCGGAGGTGGTGAAGCGACTGCAGGATCTCCTCGCCAGGTACGAGCGCCAGGGTCGCTCGCGGTAG
- a CDS encoding carboxylesterase/lipase family protein, producing the protein MIGRHARRQATVLLAGTIMMTTMGAAIASGQVRTTSGLLAGTTADDGRVRVFKGVPYAAPPVGPLRWKAPQPPAAWTGVRKADAFGAQCMQGPLFDDIVFDRPPSEDCLYLNLWTPAAEASAKLPVMVWIHGGGYQVGASHEPRHDGVPLARRGVVLVTINYRLGVFGFFSHPALSREDPRGSSGNYALQDMVAALQWVRDNVAAFGGDPGNVTIFGESAGSFAVSTLMAVPSARGLFHKVIGESGAPFGASLTLASRDVAEANGEKFGGSLGATTAEALRALDAGAVLKAAATWQPWFVTTVDGVVVPEPVATAFAAGRQAQVPLLAGWNADESRSSVTLGPTRPTAASFAETTRKQFGPAADALLQAYPAASDAEALESAAALASDLFIGYGTWKWIEAHRATGNAPVYRYLFSRKIPVAPGQVRNGKPVTAEDIGARHAGEIEYVFGTLDTVKGVTWTAADRALSDRIGAYWTNFARRGDPNGPGLPEWPRLGPLAAGTAPAPQQILQLDTTTSAVPEPARIRYEILDRLMAAVAPR; encoded by the coding sequence ATGATCGGCCGGCACGCGCGACGACAGGCAACAGTGCTGCTCGCCGGGACGATCATGATGACGACGATGGGCGCGGCCATCGCGAGCGGCCAGGTGAGGACGACCAGCGGCCTGCTCGCCGGCACCACTGCCGACGATGGCCGCGTGCGCGTCTTCAAGGGCGTGCCGTACGCTGCGCCGCCGGTCGGCCCGCTCCGCTGGAAGGCTCCGCAGCCGCCGGCAGCCTGGACGGGCGTGCGCAAGGCCGATGCATTCGGCGCGCAGTGCATGCAGGGGCCCTTGTTCGACGACATCGTCTTCGACCGCCCGCCGAGCGAGGACTGCCTCTACCTGAACCTGTGGACGCCGGCCGCCGAGGCGTCGGCAAAGCTGCCGGTGATGGTCTGGATTCACGGTGGCGGCTACCAGGTGGGCGCCTCGCACGAGCCGCGGCACGACGGCGTGCCGCTGGCGCGCCGCGGCGTGGTGCTGGTGACCATCAACTACCGCCTCGGCGTGTTCGGCTTCTTCTCGCATCCCGCGCTCTCGCGCGAGGACCCGCGCGGCAGCTCGGGCAACTACGCGCTGCAGGACATGGTGGCGGCTCTGCAGTGGGTGCGCGACAACGTCGCGGCCTTCGGGGGTGATCCGGGCAACGTGACGATCTTCGGCGAGTCGGCCGGATCGTTCGCGGTGAGTACCCTGATGGCCGTGCCGTCGGCACGCGGGTTGTTCCACAAGGTGATTGGCGAGAGCGGTGCGCCGTTCGGCGCGTCGCTCACGCTGGCGAGCAGGGACGTGGCCGAGGCCAACGGCGAGAAGTTCGGCGGCAGCCTCGGCGCGACCACGGCCGAGGCGCTGCGGGCGCTCGACGCGGGCGCCGTGCTCAAGGCCGCGGCGACATGGCAGCCCTGGTTCGTGACGACGGTGGACGGCGTGGTCGTTCCCGAGCCGGTGGCCACCGCCTTCGCGGCCGGCCGGCAGGCGCAGGTGCCGCTGCTCGCCGGGTGGAACGCCGACGAGTCGCGGAGCAGCGTGACGCTCGGGCCGACGCGTCCCACGGCGGCGAGTTTCGCCGAGACGACCCGCAAGCAGTTCGGACCCGCTGCCGACGCGCTGCTGCAGGCCTACCCGGCCGCCTCGGATGCCGAGGCGCTCGAGTCGGCGGCGGCGCTGGCCAGCGACCTGTTCATCGGGTACGGCACCTGGAAGTGGATCGAGGCGCACCGCGCCACGGGCAACGCGCCGGTGTATCGCTACCTGTTCTCCCGCAAGATTCCAGTCGCGCCGGGACAGGTGCGCAACGGCAAGCCGGTCACGGCCGAGGACATCGGCGCCAGGCACGCCGGCGAGATCGAGTACGTGTTCGGCACGCTCGACACCGTGAAGGGCGTCACGTGGACCGCGGCCGATCGCGCGTTGTCGGACCGGATCGGCGCCTACTGGACCAACTTCGCGCGCCGCGGCGACCCGAACGGCCCCGGCCTGCCCGAGTGGCCACGCCTCGGACCGCTGGCCGCCGGGACCGCGCCGGCGCCCCAGCAGATCCTGCAGCTCGACACCACGACGAGCGCCGTGCCCGAGCCGGCACGCATCCGCTACGAGATACTCGACCGCCTGATGGCGGCCGTTGCCCCAAGGTAG
- a CDS encoding sugar phosphate isomerase/epimerase, translating to MPEHARESLSRRGFLAAAVASPLVAALSAAGKPLVGLELFSVRQELAKDLFGTVRAVGKAGYQAVEFFSPYFQWDPAYARQVRQVLDEAGLKAPSTHNGANAFTPEGLKKAVELNRIIGSSLIVMASAGGNVRTLDDWKRVTDQLAAASETLRPLGMRAGFHNHQTEFTPIDGTRPMDIIAKGTPRDFVLQLDVGTCLHAGQDPVAWIKANPGRIASIHCKDWAPGEGPDKGYQVLTGEGVAPWKAIRAAAESVGGVETYMIEQEGSRFTPFETMEKCLATWRAMGA from the coding sequence ATGCCCGAGCACGCCCGTGAGTCGCTGTCCCGACGCGGATTCCTCGCCGCGGCGGTCGCTTCCCCGTTGGTCGCCGCGCTGTCGGCGGCCGGCAAGCCCCTGGTCGGCCTCGAGCTGTTCTCGGTCCGCCAGGAACTGGCCAAGGACCTGTTCGGCACGGTGCGTGCCGTGGGGAAGGCCGGCTACCAGGCCGTCGAGTTCTTCTCGCCGTACTTCCAGTGGGACCCGGCCTATGCCCGGCAGGTCCGCCAGGTGCTCGACGAGGCCGGCCTCAAGGCGCCGTCGACCCACAACGGGGCCAACGCGTTCACACCCGAGGGCCTGAAGAAGGCCGTCGAGCTGAACCGGATCATCGGCTCGTCCCTGATCGTGATGGCCAGCGCCGGCGGCAACGTCAGGACGCTGGACGACTGGAAGCGGGTGACCGACCAGCTCGCGGCCGCGTCCGAGACGCTGCGCCCGCTCGGCATGCGCGCCGGCTTCCACAACCACCAGACCGAGTTCACGCCGATCGACGGCACCCGCCCGATGGACATCATCGCCAAGGGCACGCCGCGCGACTTCGTGCTGCAACTCGACGTCGGCACGTGCCTGCACGCCGGCCAGGACCCGGTGGCGTGGATCAAGGCCAACCCCGGTCGCATCGCCAGCATCCACTGCAAGGACTGGGCACCCGGCGAGGGGCCCGACAAGGGATACCAGGTCCTTACGGGTGAGGGCGTCGCGCCGTGGAAGGCCATCCGCGCCGCCGCCGAGTCGGTGGGCGGCGTCGAGACCTACATGATCGAGCAGGAGGGCAGCCGCTTCACCCCCTTCGAGACCATGGAGAAGTGCCTGGCCACGTGGAGGGCCATGGGCGCATGA
- a CDS encoding sigma-54 dependent transcriptional regulator, with the protein MSTRTVLIVDGDQDNAVVLSHALAGPDREIEVVSSAQDALARMAESAPPDLVVTECVFGAGENGADVINAMRRASDHTRVLVISSAGTLDGAVEAFRAGAADYLGKPCDPHLLRAAVDRALAQPTGTGHPAAAAALDERLLGRAPATLHLRRHVQQAASASAPVLIVGESGSGKHRVARALHAEGPRASGPFLSINCAALSDTQAASALFGHVAGVNSGDSSDTPGAFVQAAGGTLLLDNVSELSLGMQDRLLRVLQDRTVRAAGADAPVPVDARVVATTGADIEGAIAAARFRQGLFFRLAVFLIRVPPLRDRRQDIPLLVEHFSRDASQRAGRVVTFSGGAIARLRQLDWPGNVRELENVIERLVVSARNPVVDARDVGVDAPAGTPAGAHPFVDMPTLDELERRYLVYALQRFAGNRTRTAAALGIDRRTLYRMSARLGVPITGADLQSAAHGN; encoded by the coding sequence GTGTCCACTCGGACCGTTCTCATCGTCGACGGGGACCAGGACAACGCCGTCGTCCTGAGCCACGCGCTGGCAGGCCCCGATCGAGAGATCGAGGTAGTCAGCAGCGCGCAGGATGCCCTTGCGCGAATGGCCGAGTCCGCGCCTCCCGACCTTGTGGTCACCGAGTGCGTGTTCGGCGCGGGCGAGAACGGGGCCGACGTGATCAATGCCATGCGCCGCGCCTCGGATCACACGCGCGTCCTCGTGATCAGCAGCGCCGGCACGCTCGATGGCGCCGTCGAGGCCTTCCGGGCTGGCGCGGCCGACTACCTCGGCAAGCCCTGCGACCCGCACCTCCTGCGCGCGGCCGTTGATCGGGCGCTCGCACAGCCGACCGGTACGGGGCATCCCGCAGCGGCCGCGGCACTGGACGAACGCCTCCTCGGCCGGGCGCCGGCGACGCTGCACCTGCGCAGGCACGTCCAGCAGGCGGCCTCGGCCAGCGCGCCCGTGCTGATCGTCGGCGAGAGCGGATCGGGCAAGCATCGCGTCGCGCGTGCGCTGCACGCGGAAGGGCCGCGGGCCAGCGGGCCGTTCCTGTCGATCAACTGCGCCGCCCTCTCGGATACGCAGGCGGCGTCGGCGCTGTTCGGCCACGTGGCGGGTGTCAACTCGGGCGATTCCAGCGACACCCCGGGAGCGTTCGTGCAAGCCGCAGGGGGAACGCTGCTGCTCGACAACGTCTCGGAGCTCTCGCTCGGGATGCAGGATCGCCTGCTGCGGGTCCTGCAGGACCGCACGGTGCGTGCTGCGGGGGCTGACGCGCCCGTGCCCGTCGATGCCCGGGTGGTCGCGACCACCGGCGCAGACATCGAGGGAGCGATCGCCGCGGCGCGATTCCGCCAGGGCCTCTTCTTCCGCCTCGCCGTGTTCCTGATCCGCGTCCCGCCGCTGCGCGATCGCCGACAGGACATTCCCCTGCTCGTGGAGCACTTCTCGCGCGACGCCAGCCAGCGCGCCGGACGGGTCGTCACCTTCTCGGGCGGCGCCATCGCACGCCTGCGCCAGTTGGACTGGCCAGGCAATGTCAGGGAGTTGGAAAACGTGATCGAGCGACTCGTCGTCTCCGCCCGCAACCCCGTGGTCGACGCCAGGGACGTCGGCGTCGACGCCCCGGCAGGCACCCCGGCCGGCGCGCATCCCTTCGTCGACATGCCGACGCTCGACGAACTGGAACGCCGCTACCTCGTGTACGCGCTCCAGCGCTTCGCCGGTAACCGGACGCGGACGGCCGCCGCGCTCGGGATCGACCGGCGCACGCTGTACCGCATGTCGGCGCGCCTCGGCGTGCCGATCACGGGCGCCGACCTCCAGAGCGCCGCGCACGGCAACTGA
- a CDS encoding PEP-CTERM sorting domain-containing protein, producing MKLARLVAAAALVAGLSFSTTAQAAPIVGTGQVSLGVSDWTPAGLINTGTTFQFSFSLLAGTGGPGSQFSIVPSGLPDGLGASSAIVTQSLTATVGTPVTFDAAWGDFSGVVTFAGLNPGSTSTNRTVSVFALGTFTPQGLLNTFTPGPMSLSFSATQTRSGQDDEEGSVSASYTIASPPAVPEPATLTLLGLALGSAGFLRRRR from the coding sequence ATGAAGCTCGCTCGTCTCGTTGCCGCCGCGGCCCTGGTCGCCGGCCTCTCGTTCAGCACGACCGCCCAGGCGGCTCCCATCGTTGGCACGGGCCAGGTGTCGCTCGGCGTCAGTGACTGGACGCCCGCTGGCCTGATCAACACGGGCACGACGTTCCAGTTCAGCTTCTCGCTGCTCGCTGGTACGGGCGGCCCGGGAAGCCAGTTCAGCATCGTTCCCTCGGGGCTCCCGGACGGTCTGGGCGCGAGCTCGGCCATCGTGACCCAGTCGCTCACCGCCACGGTGGGCACCCCGGTGACCTTCGACGCGGCATGGGGTGACTTCAGCGGCGTGGTGACGTTTGCCGGCCTCAACCCCGGCAGCACGTCCACCAACCGCACCGTGTCGGTGTTCGCGCTCGGCACGTTCACGCCTCAGGGGCTCCTGAACACGTTCACGCCGGGCCCGATGAGCCTGAGCTTCTCGGCCACCCAGACCCGCAGCGGTCAGGACGACGAGGAGGGCTCGGTGTCGGCCTCCTACACGATCGCGTCGCCGCCCGCGGTGCCGGAGCCGGCAACGCTGACGCTGCTCGGCCTCGCGCTCGGCTCGGCTGGCTTCCTGCGCCGCCGCCGCTAG
- a CDS encoding cell wall metabolism sensor histidine kinase WalK yields the protein MTRRPLSFRARLTLRWTAAFGLLLACANTAVYMGVRTFAQRDLDANLRTLASTEIASSTDAGGTLHLHEVPVEDLGGGESTGKFVQYYSLGGAVVFESAVLRGRRVLDQEAFARAARDEHGVMTVTLDGRRGRVVTAHIKDASAPYIAAVGVFTDQLDALLSQLAAVLLAVWAIGLGATAWIGFLLASRALGPIDEITARAARIATGDIDMRLDPPRSDDEIGRMTRLLNEMLERLHRVIDGNRRFAADASHELRTPLTAMAGEIDVALKRERSGDEYRETLQRLRAQIDGLATMSEQLMLLVRAEEGTGDMRAEEVPVRALVEAACARVEAEAKGRRITLAHEGLDQLVAYGQPVLLARAIENVVVNAVKYNRDGGTVRISGCDEPAPGDAWEAGRVRIEVADSGPGIPAEEWERVFDRFYRREPSRSRRTGGTGLGLALSRAIAAWHGGTLRVRASSEAGTVFELTVPGQRQSA from the coding sequence GTGACCCGCCGCCCCCTGTCGTTCCGCGCCCGGCTGACCCTGCGCTGGACGGCGGCGTTCGGCCTGCTGCTGGCCTGTGCCAACACCGCGGTGTACATGGGCGTCCGCACGTTCGCGCAGCGCGACCTGGACGCCAACCTGCGCACCCTGGCCTCGACCGAGATTGCCTCGTCCACCGACGCGGGCGGCACGCTGCACCTCCACGAGGTGCCCGTCGAGGACCTCGGCGGCGGCGAGTCGACCGGCAAGTTCGTGCAGTACTACTCGCTCGGCGGCGCCGTCGTGTTCGAGTCGGCGGTGCTGCGCGGCCGGCGCGTGCTCGACCAGGAGGCCTTTGCACGGGCGGCGCGCGACGAGCACGGCGTGATGACCGTGACGCTCGACGGCCGGCGCGGGCGCGTCGTGACGGCGCACATCAAGGACGCCAGCGCCCCCTACATCGCCGCGGTGGGCGTGTTCACCGACCAGCTCGACGCCCTGCTCTCGCAGCTGGCTGCCGTGCTGCTCGCCGTGTGGGCCATCGGCCTCGGCGCCACCGCGTGGATCGGGTTCCTGCTGGCCTCGCGCGCCCTCGGCCCGATCGACGAGATCACGGCGCGGGCGGCCCGCATCGCCACCGGCGACATCGACATGCGCCTCGACCCGCCGCGCAGCGACGACGAGATCGGGCGCATGACGCGGCTGCTCAACGAGATGCTGGAGCGGCTGCACCGCGTCATCGACGGCAATCGCCGGTTCGCCGCCGACGCCTCGCACGAACTGCGCACCCCGCTCACCGCCATGGCCGGCGAGATCGACGTCGCCCTGAAGCGCGAGCGTTCCGGCGACGAATACCGCGAGACCCTGCAGCGCCTTCGGGCCCAGATCGACGGGCTGGCGACGATGTCGGAGCAGTTGATGCTGCTGGTGCGAGCCGAGGAGGGCACCGGCGACATGCGCGCCGAGGAAGTGCCGGTGCGGGCGCTGGTCGAGGCCGCATGCGCGCGAGTGGAAGCCGAGGCGAAGGGCCGCCGCATCACGCTGGCGCATGAGGGACTCGACCAGTTGGTCGCCTATGGGCAACCGGTGCTGCTGGCCCGGGCGATCGAGAACGTGGTCGTCAACGCCGTGAAGTACAACCGCGACGGTGGGACCGTCCGCATCAGCGGCTGCGACGAGCCGGCCCCGGGCGACGCATGGGAGGCCGGCAGGGTGCGCATCGAGGTCGCCGATTCGGGACCGGGGATCCCGGCCGAGGAGTGGGAGCGGGTCTTCGACCGGTTCTACCGGCGGGAACCGTCGCGGTCGCGGCGGACCGGCGGGACGGGCCTGGGACTGGCGCTGAGCCGGGCCATCGCCGCATGGCACGGCGGCACGCTGCGCGTCCGCGCGTCGAGCGAGGCCGGGACCGTCTTCGAGCTGACGGTCCCGGGTCAGCGCCAGAGCGCGTGA